AGGCGGATGCGTGCGGCTACAGCTGGAGGTCGATACTTTCGGTGTGGTGATCGCGGCGAAGGAGCGACGCCCCGCCCAGTTGCCGCGGCGGACCGCCGGCCGCCGTCCACCACAGAGCGAGACCTCAGTGAGGCAGTGAAGTACGGGGGTTCTGCTCGAGCTCCATCACAGCGGTGTCAGCGTGTGGAAGGCGGCGATAGCAGAATGGCCAGTTTCCGTCTCACTGGTCTGGAGGCACGCAAGGTGTTTGCTAGAATGCTTAGCAGCGGGGCAGGTGGCAGTGATGCCGCTGTGGAGGCTTTCGACCCCGCCAAACGCCTCTGCAAGCTCATCATCTCCTGCCGGCAGGCCTCGGGGCTTGAGATCGAGCTCGACCACAGCGACCTCCGAGTCACCCCGGATGTCGCCGAGCGCGTCCTGGAGCGCCTCGACAACGCTGGCATGCTCGCGTATCGCTTCTTCGAGTGGGCGCGCAAGCAGAGGCGTGGTGGCTGCGCCCACACCGTCCGCTCCTTCCACACGGTGGTCGCGTCCCTCGCCAAGATCCGCCAGTACCAGCTCATGTGGGACGTCGTTGCCATAATGCGCCGGCAGGGCGTGGTTAATGTCGAGACGTTTGGCATCATAATGCGGAAGTACGCACGGGCGCAGAAGGTCGATGAAGCTGTTTACACGTTCAATGTCATGGAGAAGTACGGCGTTGTGCCTAACCTCGCCGCTTTCAACAGCCTGCTCTGTGCGCTGTGCAAGTCCAAGAATGTGCGCAAGGCGCAGGAGATCTTTGAACAGATGAATGGCCGGTTCAGCCCTGATGCCAAGACCTATAGCATCTTGCTTGAGGGTTGGGGGAGAGCGCCTAATCTCCCAAAGATGCGAGAGGTCTACAGTGAGATGCTTGATGCAGGCTGCCAGCCTGACATAGTCACATATGGCATCATGGTTGATTCCCTCTGCAAGACAGGCCGTGTTGAGGAAGCTGTCTTTGTGGTGCAGGACATGAGCTCCAGGGGCTGCCAACCAACAACCTTCATATACAGTGTGCTCGTGCATACATACGGCGTTGAAATGAGGATCGAGGATGCTGTTGCAACATTTTTGGATATGCAGAAGGACGGGATCGTGCCAGATGTTGTGGTTTATAATGCACTTGTCACTGCCTTCTGCAAAGTGAAAAAATTTGACAATGCATTTAgagtcatggatgacatggaaggcCATGGAATCACCCCAAACTCAAGGACCTGGAACATCATCCTTAACAAGATGATTAGCCTTGGAAAGGATGAAGAAGCATACAGGGTCTTCCGCCGTATGATAAAGCGCTGCCAACCAGATTCTGATACATACACCATGATGATAAAGATGTTCTGTGAGAATGACAGGTTAGAGATGGCACTGAAGGTATGGAAATATATGAGGTTGAAGCAGTTTCTGCCGAGCATGCACACGTTCTCTGTGCTGATCAATGGGCTGTGTGACAAGGGTGAGGTTAGCCAAGCTTGTGTTCTGCTTGAAGATATGATAGAGAAGGGCATTAGACCCCCTGGTTCAACATTTGGCAAGCTGAGGCAGCTCCTtctgaaggaaggaaggaaggatgtGCTTGAATTTCTCGTTGATAAAATGAAGATTCTGATACAGGAACCTTTGTTTGATTGACCATTCATTATGTTCCAATGGTACTACTGCTCAATCCTACAGCTGCCACCCATGGCTCATTTGAAATAATAATTTCAGGTTTACTTTTGCTATTGCTTGTGGGATTTCTGTTATTGTTTGTCGAGCATGATTGTTCTCTTTTTATTAAGGCCATGGTGTTAATCTATGTTTGGAAGAAACACTTTCCATCTTCCGGTCTCAATTGTCAGGATAATCCAAATGATAGTCAATTGTGCGATAATAGTTTAGGTTCATACAATTTGTAATTTCCAACTACAGTTACTTCGTAAGTACCACATCATTGTGCTATCAACCAAACTGGATACAGTTTTATATGGTGCACGATGAAATCTCTTCTTCAGACTGCCTAAAAACTATTGTTGTCTTGTGTCATAATTCATAGGTAAAGGTAAaatccaattataagaaaataaagCCATTGACAAGAGGCATAGAGGTTTCCTTGGAAAGGTCAAGAAAAAGCCAACAGTGGCAAGCA
Above is a window of Triticum dicoccoides isolate Atlit2015 ecotype Zavitan chromosome 5B, WEW_v2.0, whole genome shotgun sequence DNA encoding:
- the LOC119311911 gene encoding pentatricopeptide repeat-containing protein At1g77360, mitochondrial-like; translation: MRAATAGGRYFRCGDRGEGATPRPVAAADRRPPSTTERDLSEAVKYGGSARAPSQRCQRVEGGDSRMASFRLTGLEARKVFARMLSSGAGGSDAAVEAFDPAKRLCKLIISCRQASGLEIELDHSDLRVTPDVAERVLERLDNAGMLAYRFFEWARKQRRGGCAHTVRSFHTVVASLAKIRQYQLMWDVVAIMRRQGVVNVETFGIIMRKYARAQKVDEAVYTFNVMEKYGVVPNLAAFNSLLCALCKSKNVRKAQEIFEQMNGRFSPDAKTYSILLEGWGRAPNLPKMREVYSEMLDAGCQPDIVTYGIMVDSLCKTGRVEEAVFVVQDMSSRGCQPTTFIYSVLVHTYGVEMRIEDAVATFLDMQKDGIVPDVVVYNALVTAFCKVKKFDNAFRVMDDMEGHGITPNSRTWNIILNKMISLGKDEEAYRVFRRMIKRCQPDSDTYTMMIKMFCENDRLEMALKVWKYMRLKQFLPSMHTFSVLINGLCDKGEVSQACVLLEDMIEKGIRPPGSTFGKLRQLLLKEGRKDVLEFLVDKMKILIQEPLFD